From one Candidatus Acididesulfobacter guangdongensis genomic stretch:
- a CDS encoding DNA-processing protein DprA, producing the protein MDDIICTLALKKIPGLSNSHIFILLTHFANPCDIFNTNKTEFLKIGLRNDIIEILMDSRIVRTSFMHAIDEVEEAAKNNIKIITFQSPEYPANLLFVKNKPPILYYKGNIKENLRFAVAVVGQRKPPDYSCGVTADITKKIGNAGFSVISGLAAGIDSVAHRTSVDNNINTIAFIGSGLLEPVYPSQNEELYQDIILKKGAVISELPLHEKLSPKNLVARDRLQSGSSLAVFAMSSPLSSGTLKTCNFAFKQKRPVFIPAYKPVLMDNYSNMGLKSLLNKKGVINFNVENIDLNDIIDEIRIVYNDLYEEKYEKAGYLLEQPGLFG; encoded by the coding sequence ATGGATGATATTATTTGCACTCTGGCATTAAAGAAAATTCCTGGTTTGAGCAACAGCCATATATTTATTTTACTTACGCATTTTGCAAATCCGTGCGATATATTTAATACAAATAAAACTGAATTTTTAAAAATTGGGCTCAGGAACGATATCATAGAAATATTAATGGATTCAAGAATCGTAAGAACCTCGTTTATGCACGCAATAGACGAAGTAGAAGAAGCTGCAAAAAATAATATTAAAATAATTACGTTTCAATCCCCTGAATATCCCGCTAATCTTTTATTTGTCAAAAATAAGCCTCCTATTTTGTATTACAAGGGGAATATTAAAGAAAACCTTAGATTTGCGGTTGCCGTTGTAGGACAAAGGAAACCGCCGGATTATTCCTGCGGCGTCACGGCAGATATAACAAAAAAAATAGGCAATGCCGGATTTTCAGTTATAAGCGGCTTGGCGGCAGGAATAGACTCGGTTGCGCACAGAACTTCCGTAGATAATAATATTAATACGATTGCGTTTATCGGTTCCGGATTGCTGGAACCTGTTTATCCGTCTCAAAATGAGGAGCTGTATCAGGATATAATATTAAAAAAAGGGGCTGTTATTTCTGAATTACCGCTGCACGAAAAATTATCGCCTAAAAATTTAGTTGCGCGCGACAGGCTTCAGAGCGGTTCGAGTTTAGCTGTATTTGCGATGTCTTCTCCGTTATCAAGCGGAACATTAAAGACGTGCAATTTTGCGTTTAAACAAAAAAGACCCGTATTTATTCCCGCTTACAAACCAGTCCTCATGGATAATTATTCAAATATGGGACTTAAATCGCTGCTGAATAAAAAAGGTGTTATTAATTTTAATGTTGAAAATATTGATTTAAACGATATAATTGATGAAATAAGAATAGTATATAACGATTTATATGAAGAAAAATATGAAAAGGCGGGGTATTTATTGGAACAGCCGGGATTATTCGGATGA
- a CDS encoding ATP-dependent helicase, with amino-acid sequence MNLNFFKHIAFYRHNLIGTELLSSYEINYFINLLNKLNVSLSYNILDFDIYKNNLIINYNKKPLNFCLDKFLADYKNFDFLFVKNIHINNLNDAVLFNSIIDFFLNSNNVIFIPCLEGLNASILNVYDTLAANSSFSQSNYIDLFKLRLKLLCMTRLATTNEIYPQSIKKFLDLALQHNFYPKKVPEQNSEDLILDYSNNFQIIIKLNFLDKFNFNKFAYAKNNNFIQLTVYSNFYEIYFNSSSLIYKILSYIAYIQNNSNSKSSINIKSVLELNRKEYSSYLKTDLSKIQKTAVKEIDNPVIIIAGAGSGKTNVIVNKFLHLSIYISPYEILILTFTNNAAGEIKDRILKAFNLNDNTSIIKNNLKIYTYHSFFYSIIKIYYRYLGFQNLPKIYAENNCKNNACNSKIDGIYNFDDILQYVLKLFKNESILIEIAKMYKYILVDEYQDINLLSDIIIKKIDYGRGNITYAGDDDQSIYRFNGGDSINLLSFDLFYPSGKAVLLQSNYRCNESIINFSNNIIQKIDFRYPKSMILGNNINNFKNESNEKNTYSLKLKDTLLVLLNKYACDSYVFNYNTNNWISSDKYFNKIEELSDSIKLNAVNLIHFKNYSDETAFNINLFILLLTSGIKAAILTRTAKEEIEYKTLFSYYAGLPQYNNFKLKYYRNAFIGTIHKSKGMEFSFVILGSLSAANFPKVYKENNDIKAVHPFNAFYNTPFINYKNTIDDERRLFYVGTTRAKDFIFITYTGDKSSFIDF; translated from the coding sequence ATGAATCTAAATTTCTTTAAACATATAGCATTTTATCGGCATAATCTTATCGGTACAGAACTTTTAAGCTCTTATGAAATAAATTATTTTATTAATCTCCTAAATAAATTAAACGTCAGTTTATCTTACAATATATTAGATTTTGATATTTATAAAAATAATTTAATAATTAATTATAATAAAAAACCGCTAAATTTTTGTTTAGATAAATTTTTAGCAGATTATAAAAATTTTGATTTTTTATTTGTTAAAAACATCCATATTAATAATTTAAACGACGCTGTGCTTTTTAATTCTATTATAGATTTCTTTCTAAATTCTAATAATGTAATTTTTATACCTTGCTTAGAGGGTTTAAATGCTTCCATCTTAAATGTGTACGATACTCTTGCGGCTAACTCTTCATTTTCGCAATCTAATTATATTGATTTATTTAAGCTCAGGCTAAAATTATTATGCATGACCAGACTTGCAACAACTAATGAAATTTATCCGCAAAGTATAAAGAAATTTTTAGATTTAGCCCTGCAGCATAATTTTTATCCAAAAAAAGTTCCTGAACAAAATTCTGAAGATTTGATTCTTGATTATTCAAATAATTTCCAAATAATTATTAAACTCAATTTTTTGGATAAATTTAATTTTAATAAATTCGCGTATGCAAAGAATAATAATTTTATTCAGTTAACCGTTTATTCTAATTTTTATGAAATTTATTTTAATTCTTCTTCTTTAATTTATAAAATTTTATCTTACATCGCATATATTCAAAACAATTCGAACAGCAAATCAAGCATTAATATAAAATCAGTTCTTGAACTAAATAGAAAAGAATACAGCTCTTATCTTAAAACAGATTTAAGCAAGATTCAAAAAACAGCTGTAAAAGAAATCGATAATCCCGTTATTATAATTGCAGGAGCCGGCTCAGGAAAAACTAATGTTATAGTTAATAAATTCTTACATCTTTCAATTTATATATCACCTTATGAAATTTTAATTTTAACTTTCACTAATAATGCAGCCGGTGAGATTAAAGATAGAATATTAAAAGCTTTTAATTTGAATGACAATACATCAATCATTAAAAATAATTTGAAAATTTATACTTATCATAGTTTTTTTTATTCTATCATAAAAATTTATTATAGATATTTAGGCTTCCAAAATCTCCCAAAAATTTATGCCGAAAATAACTGCAAGAATAATGCTTGTAATTCTAAAATTGACGGAATATATAATTTTGACGATATTTTACAATATGTTTTAAAATTATTTAAAAACGAATCTATTTTAATTGAAATTGCAAAAATGTACAAATATATTTTAGTCGATGAATATCAGGACATTAATTTATTAAGCGATATAATAATTAAAAAAATTGATTACGGAAGAGGCAACATTACATATGCAGGCGATGATGACCAGTCTATATATAGATTTAACGGCGGTGATTCTATTAATTTGCTCAGTTTTGATTTATTCTATCCATCCGGAAAAGCAGTTTTATTACAATCTAATTATAGATGTAATGAGTCAATAATAAATTTTTCTAATAATATTATTCAAAAAATAGACTTCAGATATCCAAAATCAATGATATTAGGAAATAATATAAATAATTTTAAAAATGAAAGCAATGAAAAAAATACTTATAGCTTAAAATTAAAAGATACTTTACTGGTTTTACTTAATAAATATGCTTGCGACTCTTATGTATTTAATTATAATACAAATAATTGGATATCAAGCGATAAATATTTTAATAAGATAGAAGAATTAAGCGATTCTATTAAGTTAAATGCAGTAAACCTTATTCATTTTAAAAACTATTCAGATGAAACCGCATTTAATATTAATTTATTTATCTTATTGTTAACAAGCGGTATTAAAGCCGCCATACTTACAAGAACCGCCAAAGAAGAAATTGAATATAAGACGCTTTTTAGTTACTATGCCGGCTTGCCGCAATACAATAATTTTAAGTTAAAATATTACAGAAACGCCTTTATCGGAACAATCCACAAATCAAAAGGCATGGAATTTAGTTTTGTAATTTTAGGCAGCCTTTCAGCCGCTAATTTTCCAAAAGTCTATAAAGAAAACAACGATATTAAAGCTGTTCATCCTTTTAATGCTTTTTATAACACGCCGTTTATAAACTAT